The Osmerus eperlanus chromosome 15, fOsmEpe2.1, whole genome shotgun sequence genome includes a window with the following:
- the c1qtnf9 gene encoding complement C1q and tumor necrosis factor-related protein 9A, which translates to MLELRPCIALLLLLMAVHSVAADEEPKKSGFACGHPGIPGDPGHNGLPGRDGRDGFKGEKGDRGEMGASGPKGLDGTKGDKGDIGTEGLVGPKGRRGENGERGPPGKMGPQGVPGPMGLKGPKGELGLPGPPGLKGDVGPIGPEGPKGEIGDQGDRGIQGPLGPPGRPGPKGDFGPPGNKGSIGYRGDRGARGESGEKGEKGDTFVLPKSAFSVGLTEQSKLPPANSPIRFDKILYNRQNHYDPKTGRFTCVEAGAYYFTYHITVFSRNVKVALVKNGAKVIHTTDNYQSSEDQASGGTVLHLEVGDKVWLQVAGGELFNGLFADEDDDTTFSGFLIFGA; encoded by the exons ATGCTGGAGCTGCGACCCTGCATcgctctgctgctcctcctgatGGCGGTGCACAGCGTGGCAGCAGATGAAGAACCCAAGAAGAGTGGATTTGCTTGTGGACATCCAGGAATACCAGGAGATCCTGGCCACAATGGCTTGCCGGGCCGAGATGGCCGGGATGGGTTTAAAGGTgaaaagggagacagag GTGAAATGGGTGCCAGTGGACCAAAGGGACTGGATGGAACCAAAGGAGACAAGGGGGACATTG GTACAGAAGGTCTAGTCGGACCTAAAGGCAGGCGGGGAGAGAATGGAGAAAGGGGGCCTCCCGGTAAGATGGGCCCCCAGGGCGTCCCGGGGCCTATGGGTCTGAAGGGCCCCAAGGGGGAGCTTGGATTACCAGGACCCCCCGGGCTCAAGGGAGATGTGGGGCCTATAGGGCCAGAGGGCCCGAAGGGGGAAATCGGAGATCAGGGGGACCGAGGCATCCAGGGGCCCTTAGGACCTCCAGGACGACCTGGTCCCAAAGGAGATTTTGGCCCACCAGGCAACAAAGGCAGCATAGGCTATCGGGGGGATAGAGGGGCAAGGGGAGAATCTGGGGAGAAGGGTGAAAAGGGGGACACATTCGTTCTCCCCAAAAGCGCCTTTTCCGTCGGTCTCACCGAACAATCCAAACTCCCACCGGCCAATTCACCGATCCGGTTTGACAAAATCCTCTACAACCGTCAGAATCACTACGACCCCAAGACAGGCCGGTTCACCTGCGTGGAGGCCGGGGCCTATTACTTCACCTATCACATCACCGTGTTCTCCCGCAACGTGAAGGTGGCGCTGGTGAAGAACGGAGCGAAGGTCATCCACACCACGGACAACTACCAGAGCAGCGAAGACCAGGCTTCTGGGGGCACCGTGCTACACCTGGAAGTGGGGGACAAGGTGTGGCTGCAGGTGGCTGGGGGTGAGCTCTTCAACGGGCTGTTCGCcgatgaggatgatgacacCACCTTCTCTGGGTTCCTGATCTTTGGTGCCTGA